A region of the Argopecten irradians isolate NY chromosome 16, Ai_NY, whole genome shotgun sequence genome:
taatatctgtatgacgtcgcatgattgtttcagtagacggaaacgtcacattcTAGCCTTATTTCTAATGTTTTCtatagagacgaaatttaaagttttgcttatatttctattttagatGCACCACCGCCGTCATCGCATAATCGAcaagtggcatatcaaattattgaactagTTTGATAAATTACATTACATTGTCACTATTGTAAATTTGGCGAACATTGATCTCCGTGTTTACATACGGACTTCGGGACATtaagtagccgcgaaagaaaattggttGACACTGCTGATATTACAACGccaaacatatatataagatatgaaGCTCGGATTTAAAGATATCATAAGGAATGAAAAAgatattgattatattttattgatgcACATAAAAGGCAACATTGATGTTCGGCAACGGTGTTAATATTTCTTTCAATGTACATAGAATATACAAGTTATCCGAGCATATGTGTAattgataattgatataaaacaatatttatattagtGATTTAAATGATTTGTTACGAAAATTTAATTGATCTTTTGAGTTTAATTAATTTTCGATTATGAACGATTTTCCGTCTTCtgaaaatttaaatttcttttcgCGATAGGTTCCCAGATTGTTTTTGATTCCATGATTGATAACAAACTCTGCTAGTTTTTCAAAGACGTCAGGGCTTGGTGCGACTCCAGCTAGCTTCGCAAACTCCCTGTCAAGTTGCCAGGTCTGTTCATTCATCGAGAATAAATGCGGTTTATCACCTCTCTGTTTTCTTAACTCGAAATCATTGTCAATATCCTTCAGCATTTCTGTTTCAGAGGGAAGAATGGCATCGCCATCCAACACGCGAACCGCATATTTAGACATTATGTGTCCCAGTCCAAAGTGGTGAACTAATTCTAATATTCCGATAAAgaacaaatttgaatattttgcattgacaACGTGCTTGTATAAAGGTGTGACCTTGTCCCTGGTTGCAGTGATGACGTCATCACTTAGAAACGGAAAGCTGTATCGATATCCGGTGCATACAAGCAACGCATCCACTTCCGCTTCCGTGTCATCAAGGAACATAACCGTCTTCTGTTTCATCCGCTTAATTCCTGGCTTCTGAGAGACATTTTCGGGTAGAACAGATTCCAGACGATCTTGGTTGTGGCTTAGGAAAATCTGTTAAAATACAGGAATATATATTAAGGTGTTTTACACAATACAAAAAAATCTAGGGAATACTAGCCGCAGCATacagaaagaaaagaaaacatttctgTAGCTTGATCGGCTATTAGATCGGCGCACATGATAGGCCATGTGCCACACAAGTAACGCTCTTAGTtactggatttttttttcttattttcttaaattgttTGTTGTCAAGATATAacatagttttgttttgtttgtgaaatattgataactttaGTACAGGTGTTTTTTTAGGAATTTAAATTTACCGCTGTAAAGTATTC
Encoded here:
- the LOC138310755 gene encoding uncharacterized protein, whose protein sequence is MEYPGFPNTEPKKSSSYMHREEVFNYIKRFCEHYDLRKYIQTHTYVTDISPKTNERCPEWTVSYRDVRDKEVKQADFDAVFVCTGHQHTPYIPDIDGVEQFQGEIIHSKNYRIPEKFANERIVILGAGFSGTDLSFALAPYAPQIFLSHNQDRLESVLPENVSQKPGIKRMKQKTVMFLDDTEAEVDALLVCTGYRYSFPFLSDDVITATRDKVTPLYKHVVNAKYSNLFFIGILELVHHFGLGHIMSKYAVRVLDGDAILPSETEMLKDIDNDFELRKQRGDKPHLFSMNEQTWQLDREFAKLAGVAPSPDVFEKLAEFVINHGIKNNLGTYREKKFKFSEDGKSFIIEN